From Halobacillus sp. Marseille-Q1614, the proteins below share one genomic window:
- a CDS encoding 1-acyl-sn-glycerol-3-phosphate acyltransferase, giving the protein MNLYKIGKAVCSVIFYPLYRIKVIGKENIPKKGPVIICSNHISNFDPPVVGITNSRNIYFLAKEELFRKKVFGWILKNVHAFPIKRGMRDRDALRKGLQILKENHALGLFPEGTRQKSGKIGRGLAGIGFFALRSKAVVVPCAIIGPYEKFKPLKVVYGKPMDIETYREQKASAQEVTDHIMEEIRQLHKFHSE; this is encoded by the coding sequence ATGAATTTATATAAAATAGGTAAAGCAGTGTGCTCCGTTATTTTTTATCCGTTATACCGTATAAAAGTTATTGGGAAAGAAAACATACCAAAAAAAGGACCCGTCATTATATGTTCCAATCATATCTCCAATTTCGACCCGCCCGTCGTCGGAATTACAAACAGCCGGAATATTTATTTTCTTGCTAAAGAAGAACTGTTTAGAAAGAAAGTTTTCGGATGGATTTTAAAAAATGTCCATGCCTTTCCCATAAAGAGAGGCATGCGTGACAGGGACGCTCTGAGAAAAGGACTTCAAATTCTTAAAGAAAATCATGCTTTAGGATTGTTCCCGGAGGGTACTAGACAAAAGAGCGGTAAAATAGGGAGGGGCCTTGCAGGAATAGGATTTTTTGCGTTAAGGTCGAAAGCTGTCGTCGTTCCTTGTGCGATTATCGGGCCTTATGAAAAGTTTAAGCCATTAAAAGTGGTATACGGAAAACCGATGGACATCGAGACTTACCGTGAACAGAAGGCTTCCGCTCAGGAGGTAACTGATCATATTATGGAAGAAATCAGACAATTGCATAAATTCCATAGTGAATGA
- the rpsA gene encoding 30S ribosomal protein S1, with protein MDEMNNEVSGMKEFSTGDIVTGKVVKIEEKQVLVDVGYKVEGIVPISELSSLHVEKASDVVNEGDELTLQVKKVEDDEIVLSKRAVDADKAWQELEEKFESGEIFEAEVKDVVKGGLVVDIGLRGFIPASLVETYYVEDFEDYKGRTLTLKVVELDREQNRVILSHRAVVEDEESSKKQEVLQSLEDGQVVEGTVQRLTDFGAFVNLGGIDGLVHISQLSHQHVEKASDVVEEGQKIKVKVLSVDRDNERISLSLKATQPGPWHDISSRVQSGQVIEGTVRRLVSFGAFVEVFPGVEGLVHISQISNRHIGTPGEVLEEGQQVEVKVLDVDEQAKRLSLSMKELEVDQSREEMKSYEKEDDHAGFSLSDMIGDQLDKYKK; from the coding sequence ATGGATGAAATGAATAATGAAGTATCAGGTATGAAAGAATTTTCTACAGGGGACATCGTGACGGGCAAAGTTGTCAAGATCGAAGAAAAACAAGTTCTCGTAGATGTTGGATATAAAGTTGAAGGTATTGTTCCTATTAGTGAATTATCCAGCTTACATGTAGAAAAAGCTTCCGATGTAGTAAATGAAGGTGATGAGCTTACTCTACAGGTAAAGAAAGTAGAAGATGATGAAATTGTTCTATCCAAACGTGCAGTCGATGCTGACAAAGCATGGCAGGAACTTGAAGAAAAGTTTGAAAGCGGTGAAATTTTCGAAGCTGAAGTGAAAGATGTGGTTAAGGGCGGTTTAGTCGTAGACATCGGGCTTCGTGGTTTCATTCCTGCTTCATTAGTAGAGACTTATTATGTAGAGGATTTTGAAGACTATAAAGGTCGAACACTTACGTTGAAAGTAGTTGAGCTCGACCGCGAGCAGAACCGCGTCATTCTGTCTCACCGGGCCGTAGTTGAAGATGAAGAATCTTCTAAAAAGCAAGAAGTGCTGCAGTCATTAGAAGATGGACAAGTAGTAGAAGGTACTGTCCAAAGATTAACAGACTTTGGAGCTTTCGTTAACCTGGGCGGGATTGATGGTCTTGTACATATCTCGCAGCTTTCACACCAGCATGTGGAAAAAGCTTCGGATGTTGTAGAAGAAGGCCAGAAAATTAAAGTAAAAGTATTATCCGTTGACCGCGATAATGAAAGAATCTCTTTATCATTGAAGGCTACTCAGCCTGGCCCATGGCACGACATTTCCAGCCGGGTACAGTCTGGACAGGTTATTGAAGGAACGGTGCGCCGTCTTGTAAGTTTTGGCGCTTTTGTTGAGGTATTCCCTGGTGTGGAAGGTCTCGTTCACATTTCCCAAATTTCCAACCGCCACATCGGCACACCTGGTGAAGTACTTGAAGAAGGGCAGCAGGTCGAAGTGAAAGTTCTTGATGTAGATGAACAGGCAAAGCGCCTTTCCTTAAGCATGAAAGAGCTTGAAGTTGATCAGAGCCGGGAAGAGATGAAATCATACGAGAAAGAAGACGATCACGCTGGGTTCTCACTTAGCGATATGATTGGCGACCAGCTCGATAAGTACAAAAAATAA
- the fni gene encoding type 2 isopentenyl-diphosphate Delta-isomerase codes for MNVLSRAERKLDHIRHALTHERDYYNHFDDVEIVHQSIAHLNFDELHVSATVGELQISSPLFVNAMTGGGGKETLKINEAIAEAAAHTGIGMAVGSQMAAIKDPSERPSYEIVRKRNPRGTVFANVGSEASLHQAQSAVDMLEADALQIHVNTLQELIMPEGDRDFTSRLQNMEQIVQGIHVPIIVKEVGYGMSKATIQTLADIGVSYIDVGGRGGTNFSMIENMRREKPFSSFNNWGIPTPVSLLEAADIRKERDVHIIGSGGIRHGLDGAKAMALGASAFGMAGGLLKVLVNHGMDELIAEIDHIHYELKIAMMLTNSKNLEELRETSVVVYGKTREWIEQRAKL; via the coding sequence GTGAATGTTTTGTCGAGAGCAGAAAGAAAACTCGACCACATCCGTCACGCTTTGACGCATGAGCGCGATTATTACAATCATTTTGATGATGTAGAAATCGTTCATCAAAGTATAGCTCATCTAAACTTTGATGAGCTTCATGTATCAGCAACTGTGGGAGAACTTCAAATAAGTTCTCCCCTTTTTGTTAATGCGATGACGGGCGGAGGCGGGAAAGAAACGTTAAAAATTAATGAAGCCATAGCTGAAGCTGCCGCTCACACAGGGATTGGGATGGCAGTTGGTTCGCAAATGGCCGCTATTAAGGACCCATCCGAGCGTCCAAGCTACGAAATCGTGCGGAAGCGCAACCCAAGAGGTACTGTGTTTGCCAATGTAGGCAGTGAAGCTAGTTTGCACCAGGCTCAAAGCGCCGTTGATATGCTCGAAGCAGACGCTCTGCAGATTCATGTGAACACGCTTCAGGAGCTTATTATGCCGGAGGGCGACAGAGATTTTACCAGCCGGCTTCAGAACATGGAACAAATCGTACAGGGGATCCATGTTCCTATAATAGTGAAAGAAGTCGGATATGGTATGTCTAAGGCAACGATTCAAACCCTTGCGGATATTGGCGTCAGCTATATAGACGTCGGTGGACGGGGAGGCACTAATTTTTCCATGATTGAAAACATGAGAAGGGAAAAACCATTCTCTTCTTTTAATAACTGGGGAATCCCTACACCTGTTTCGCTGCTTGAAGCTGCTGATATTCGTAAAGAAAGAGATGTTCATATTATTGGCTCTGGTGGGATTCGTCACGGACTTGACGGTGCGAAAGCAATGGCTCTTGGGGCTTCTGCGTTCGGTATGGCCGGAGGGCTTCTAAAAGTATTAGTCAATCACGGCATGGATGAATTAATAGCTGAAATTGACCATATTCATTATGAGTTAAAAATAGCCATGATGCTGACGAACTCCAAAAACCTTGAGGAGTTAAGAGAAACCAGTGTGGTTGTTTACGGAAAAACAAGAGAATGGATCGAACAGAGAGCGAAGCTGTGA